The nucleotide sequence CGGAGGGAGTCCATTATCGGGCATCACAAGCGGCATCCGATGGTCATCGAAGCCAGGTGGGGCGCGAACCGGGATGGCAAGCTGGTCGCCCAGCGAATGGATTTGACCAGCGACTGCGGTGCCTACGCGTACACCTCGACCAAGGTATTGGGCAACGCAACCCTGGCCTGCCTGGGTCCTTACGAATGTGCCAATCAATGGGTCGATTCCCGCACCGTTTACACCAATAACGTGCCCGGTGGTGCTTTCCGTGGCTTCGGAGGTCCTCAGGGCCACTTTGCCGCCGAAATGCAGATGAACAAGCTGGCGGAGGCGTTAGGGATGGATCCGGTGGAGTTTCGGGCGCGCAATGTCTGGAAGGAGGGCTCGGTCCAGGCGACGCGCAGTGTGCTGCCACCTGGCGTGACGATGCTGCCGGTGCTGGAGCGCTGTGCCCAGGAAGCGGGCTGGCAATGCATGGATGACGGGTGGGAGAGAGAGGCAGTCGTCGATGGGCCACCGGCAAGCAGTTCGGCAGCGACGCAACTGCGAAATTCTCTGGACTCGTCGGCGCCAGGCCGCCGCCTTCAAGGCGTGGGCATCGCGGCAAGTTTCAAGAACGTGGGCTTTAGCCTGGGATTCCGCGACGTCTGTTTTGCGACGGTGGAGCTCCACGGCGGTGAACAGATCGAGAGGGTTGTGGTGCGACATGCCGGGGCTGATTTAGGCCAGGGCGCGCACACGGTGATGGCCCAGATCGCTGCCGAGGTAGTGGGCGTGCCTGTCGGCCGTGTCGAGATGATCGTGTCTGATACGTCTGAGACAGATAACAGCGGCAGCAGTTCGGCCAGCAGAATGACCTTCATGGCTGGCAACGCGATCAAGGGCGCCGCCGAACAGGCTTTGGCGCGCTGGCAGAACAAGGAGGATCGTCCCTGCGTTGCCCGTTATGAATACCTGCCGAGGAGGACTACCCCTTACGATCCTGAGACGGGAGAGAGTGATCCCAACATCACCTACGGCTACTGTGCACAGGCGGCTCAGGTGGAGGTAGACCCCGACACCGGCCACGTCAGGGTTGAGCGAATCATCTCGGTCAACGATGTGGGGCGCGCCATCAATCCCCAACAGGTTGAGGGGCAGATCGAGGGTGCAGTTTCCCAGTCGGTGGGTTGGGCCGTACAGGAGGAGTTTCTGCAGGAGGATGGTCGAGTTCTGACCGACCAGTTGAGCACCTACCTGATTCCCACCATTCTGGACGTGGCCGATGTGGAATCGGTTATCCTTGAATTCCCCGATCCCCAGGGCCCATTTGGCGCCCGGGGCATGGCCGAGATGCCATTCATACCGACCGCGCCTGCCATTGCTGCCGCCATTCACCGGGCTACGGGGATATGGTTTGACGAATTGCCACTAACGCCGGAGCGGGTGTGGCGCGGCCTGAGGGAGGGTTCTTCGAAATGATCGGCAAAACCCTGGTCATGAGTCGCGGTGCGGGGGACCTGGCGAGCGGTGTGGTATGGAGGCTGCACCGCTGTGGTTTTCCTGTGGTGATGACCGAGTTGCCGCAACCGCAGGTGGTTCGCCGGCGGGTGGCATTTGCCGAGGCCATCTTCGCAGGCCAGGCC is from Chloroflexota bacterium and encodes:
- a CDS encoding xanthine dehydrogenase family protein molybdopterin-binding subunit — its product is MRAVGSSKPRIDARDKVSGVALYPGDIDRPEQLFLKTLFAERPHARIVSIDTSMAEKAPGVVALFSAADVPNNEYGLIMPDQPVLCGPGAPAGAPDSDVVRFVGDQIALVVAETEAQAVAAAALIEIDWRDLPIVSDPMAAKESGSIQVHASRDSNVLLEYHIRRGDVENAFAGADVIVEATYRTGAQEHAYLQPEAGVSYIDDRGRVVVEAAGQWAHEDQQQIAHALALPLDQVVVRYPAIGGAFGGREDLSVQIVLALAAWRLYQRGIARPVKTIWSRRESIIGHHKRHPMVIEARWGANRDGKLVAQRMDLTSDCGAYAYTSTKVLGNATLACLGPYECANQWVDSRTVYTNNVPGGAFRGFGGPQGHFAAEMQMNKLAEALGMDPVEFRARNVWKEGSVQATRSVLPPGVTMLPVLERCAQEAGWQCMDDGWEREAVVDGPPASSSAATQLRNSLDSSAPGRRLQGVGIAASFKNVGFSLGFRDVCFATVELHGGEQIERVVVRHAGADLGQGAHTVMAQIAAEVVGVPVGRVEMIVSDTSETDNSGSSSASRMTFMAGNAIKGAAEQALARWQNKEDRPCVARYEYLPRRTTPYDPETGESDPNITYGYCAQAAQVEVDPDTGHVRVERIISVNDVGRAINPQQVEGQIEGAVSQSVGWAVQEEFLQEDGRVLTDQLSTYLIPTILDVADVESVILEFPDPQGPFGARGMAEMPFIPTAPAIAAAIHRATGIWFDELPLTPERVWRGLREGSSK